One Azospirillum sp. B510 genomic window carries:
- the flgF gene encoding flagellar basal-body rod protein FlgF — MENSIYVAMSRQMALQRQLDVTSNNIANMNTTGYKNQRMLFTEFLEKPGLHEKVSFVQDRAVVRDLSNGAMTQTGNPLDLALTGQGYFTVDTASGPRYTRAGNFRMNDQRQLVDAGGLPVLSNNGQPITLPAGTSDVKVSGDGTVATELGPVAKLNIVTFKNEQLMTEVGNGLYVTDEQPQPAPAETKVAQGLLEGSNVKPVVEMTQMIDIQRQYMSAQKMIDNEHERIRTMIQRLGRTA; from the coding sequence ATGGAAAATTCGATCTACGTCGCCATGTCGCGCCAGATGGCGCTGCAACGCCAGCTGGACGTTACGTCGAACAACATCGCGAACATGAACACGACCGGCTACAAGAACCAGCGGATGCTGTTCACCGAATTCCTGGAAAAGCCCGGCCTGCATGAGAAGGTCAGCTTCGTCCAGGACCGCGCGGTGGTGCGCGACCTGTCCAACGGCGCCATGACCCAGACCGGCAACCCGCTGGATCTGGCGCTGACCGGTCAGGGCTATTTCACCGTCGATACCGCCAGCGGCCCGCGTTACACCCGCGCCGGCAATTTCCGCATGAATGACCAGCGCCAGCTGGTGGATGCCGGCGGCCTGCCGGTGCTGTCCAACAACGGCCAGCCCATCACCCTGCCGGCCGGCACCAGCGACGTGAAGGTCAGCGGCGACGGCACCGTCGCCACCGAGCTGGGCCCGGTCGCCAAGCTGAACATCGTCACCTTCAAGAACGAGCAGCTGATGACCGAGGTCGGCAACGGCCTGTACGTCACCGACGAGCAGCCCCAGCCCGCCCCGGCCGAGACGAAAGTGGCACAGGGATTGCTTGAGGGTTCCAACGTGAAGCCCGTGGTCGAGATGACGCAGATGATCGACATCCAGCGTCAATACATGTCGGCTCAGAAGATGATCGACAACGAACACGAGCGTATCCGCACGATGATCCAGCGTCTGGGCCGCACCGCCTGA
- the flgG gene encoding flagellar basal-body rod protein FlgG encodes MRSLAIGATGMIAQQLNVETISNNIANSTTTGYKKQRAEFQDLLYQNFRRIGSTSSDAGTVVPTGVQVGAGVRVAAVARVLEQGNLNITDNKLDVAINGSGYFQITLPSGDTSYTRAGNFKLSPQGVIVTADGYTVQPNITIPTNAVDISINSSGEVLVKLDGQTATQNVGQIQLATFANAAGLEATGDNLFMETAASGQPVTGNPGAPGFGRVTQGALETSNVNVVQEITTLITAQRAYEMNSKVIKTTDEMMQQASQMR; translated from the coding sequence ATGCGCAGCCTCGCCATCGGCGCCACCGGCATGATCGCCCAGCAGCTCAACGTCGAGACGATCTCCAACAACATCGCCAACTCGACCACCACCGGCTACAAGAAGCAGCGGGCGGAATTCCAGGATCTGCTTTACCAGAATTTCCGCCGCATCGGCTCGACCTCGTCGGATGCCGGCACCGTGGTGCCGACCGGCGTGCAGGTGGGGGCCGGCGTGCGCGTCGCCGCGGTGGCCCGGGTGCTGGAACAGGGCAACCTGAACATCACCGACAACAAGCTGGACGTCGCCATCAACGGGTCCGGCTATTTCCAGATCACGCTGCCCAGCGGCGACACCTCCTACACCCGCGCCGGCAATTTCAAGCTGTCGCCGCAGGGCGTGATCGTCACCGCCGACGGCTACACGGTCCAGCCGAACATCACCATCCCGACCAACGCGGTGGACATCTCCATCAACTCGTCGGGGGAGGTCCTGGTGAAGCTGGACGGCCAGACGGCGACGCAGAATGTCGGCCAGATCCAGCTCGCCACCTTCGCCAACGCCGCCGGCCTGGAAGCCACCGGCGACAATCTGTTCATGGAGACCGCCGCGTCGGGCCAGCCGGTGACCGGCAACCCCGGCGCCCCCGGCTTCGGCCGCGTCACCCAGGGCGCGCTGGAGACCTCCAACGTCAACGTGGTGCAGGAGATCACGACGCTGATCACCGCCCAGCGCGCATACGAGATGAACTCCAAGGTCATCAAGACCACCGACGAGATGATGCAGCAGGCAAGTCAGATGAGGTAA
- the flgA gene encoding flagellar basal body P-ring formation chaperone FlgA, with amino-acid sequence MIRTLAPRRLPALLLGAALLTAPVTGPAEALAASAAGASMPAPAPDVVYGMPHVEAVLSDALSRVITAGRLQMELDSRALELRAPQGAGGLAVENLYYSPVQGRFAAEIVVTGSQVRLPVSGRAFGVVQIPVLSRRIIPGDVIGPGDIDWQDVRADQTTSDTAATDAQLIGMTPKRGVSTNQPVRLRDLQSPRMIDKGAMVTITLTTPSMTLTTQGKALQDGGKGEVIRVVNTQSNRIVEATVAGPNVVAVAKPGLIAQ; translated from the coding sequence ATGATCCGCACCCTCGCCCCCCGCCGCCTGCCCGCCCTGCTTCTTGGCGCCGCCCTGCTGACCGCTCCCGTCACGGGTCCGGCGGAGGCCCTGGCCGCCTCGGCGGCCGGCGCGTCGATGCCGGCCCCGGCGCCCGACGTCGTCTATGGCATGCCGCATGTCGAGGCGGTGCTGTCGGACGCGCTGTCGCGGGTGATCACCGCCGGCCGGTTGCAGATGGAGCTGGACAGCCGGGCGCTCGAGCTGCGCGCGCCCCAGGGCGCCGGCGGGCTGGCGGTGGAAAACCTCTATTACAGCCCGGTCCAGGGCCGCTTCGCCGCCGAGATCGTGGTGACCGGCAGCCAGGTCCGCCTGCCGGTGTCGGGCCGCGCCTTCGGCGTGGTGCAAATCCCGGTGCTGTCCCGCCGCATCATCCCCGGCGACGTGATCGGCCCGGGCGACATCGACTGGCAGGACGTGCGCGCCGACCAGACCACCAGCGACACCGCCGCCACCGACGCCCAGCTGATCGGCATGACGCCGAAGCGCGGCGTGTCGACCAACCAGCCCGTCCGCCTGCGCGACCTGCAATCGCCGCGCATGATCGACAAGGGCGCCATGGTGACCATCACCCTGACCACCCCCTCGATGACGCTGACCACCCAGGGCAAGGCCCTGCAGGATGGCGGCAAGGGCGAGGTCATCCGCGTCGTGAACACCCAATCCAACCGCATCGTCGAAGCGACGGTCGCCGGCCCCAACGTCGTCGCCGTGGCAAAGCCCGGCCTCATCGCGCAGTGA